A part of Doryrhamphus excisus isolate RoL2022-K1 chromosome 8, RoL_Dexc_1.0, whole genome shotgun sequence genomic DNA contains:
- the LOC131134388 gene encoding presenilin-associated rhomboid-like protein, mitochondrial isoform X1: MAWRSCAVLFCRTGDDVLWSVKGGSVSNRWPHSFQQRCGFRKVSRKPETKKVDEELGPAYLDSSEVVSRQQLPSGSPRSFSRLLRPLVFTVGFTGCSFGSAAIWQYESLKSRVQSYFDELRADWMEKVRPQKRGDARKEFNQWWNSLSDGQRTVTAIIATNLLVFCCWRVPSLQRSMIKYFTADPASKTLCLPMLLSTFSHFSFFHMAANMYVLWSFSSSAVSMLGREQFMAVYLSAGVISSFVSYVGKMATGRFGPSLGASGAIMTILAAVCTKMPEAKLAIIFLPMFTFTAGNALKGIIAMDAAGLVLGWKFFDHAAHLGGAIFGIWYIMFGHELIWKNREPFVKLWHELRTGGGGSNGGQRGGSE, from the exons ATGGCGTGGAGGAGCTGCGCCGTCCTCTTCTGTCGGACCGGCGACGACGTTCTATGGAGTGTGAAGGGAGGCAG TGTGTCCAACAGATGGCCTCACAGCTTCCAGCAGCGTTGCGGCTTCAGGAAAGTCTCCAGGAAACCGGAAACCAAAAAAGTAGATGAAGAGCTGGGACCCGCCTACTTGGACTCCTCTGAGGTGGTGTCCCGCCAGCAGCTCCCTTCAGGCTCGCCGCGGTCCTTCAGCCGCCTTCTCCGCCCTCTGGTCTTCACCGTAGGG TTTACAGGCTGCTCCTTTGGCTCGGCGGCAATCTGGCAGTACGAGTCGCTCAAGTCCCGCGTGCAGAGCTACTTTGATGAGCTGCGAGCGGATTGGATGGAGAAAGTGCGGCCGCAGAAGCGAGGGGACGCCCGCAAGGAA ttcaACCAATGGTGGAACAGTTTGAGTGACGGTCAACGGACAGTCACAG CAATCATTGCCACAAACCTCCTTGTGTTCTGTTGTTGGCGTGTGCCATCACTGCAGCGCTCCATGATCAAATACTTCACCGCTGACCCCGCCTcca AGACACTGTGCTTGCCCATGCTGCTGTCCACCTTCAGCCACTTCTCCTTCTTCCACATGGCGGCCAACATGTACGTCCTGTGGAGCTTCTCCAGCAGCGCCGTCTCCATGCTGGGCCGAGAGCAGTTCATGGCCGTTTACCTGTCTGCAG GTGTTATTTCCTCCTTCGTCAGCTACGTGGGCAAGATGGCCACAGGGAGGTTTGGTCCTTCTCTCGGAGCG TCTGGCGCCATCATGACCATCCTGGCTGCGGTTTGCACCAAAATGCCCGAAGCCAAGCTGGCCATCATCTTCCTCCCAATGTTCACCTTCACTGCAGGCAAC GCGCTGAAGGGCATCATCGCCATGGATGCAGCCGGGTTGGTGTTGGGGTGGAAGTTCTTTGACCACGCTGCTCATTTAGGAGGAGCCATCTTTGGCAT CTGGTACATCATGTTTGGACACGAGCTCATTTGGAAAAACCGCGAGCCTTTTGTCAAGTTATGGCACGAGCTGAGGACAGGTGGCGGCGGCAGCAATGGAGGCCAGCGAGGAGGCTCCGAATAG
- the exoc3l2b gene encoding tumor necrosis factor alpha-induced protein 2, translated as MPILKNLPVRLKGGGPTLDNALFIRRMSLNINPHHHNPFDHDDDDDGGHGNHWSPGGSFLDGNVPGDRNPFEDEEDENEANEGKKGKGGSRKGSFKIKSPLKSLGKLGKNLRMSARSKDSTASSPQGSLQGTPSPGEKKKRGRRSSEGSLLRFAGKYRETLSFRTNGELNCAESECDSTSRRVSFMKMVGLGKTKKESGADHSSQSPEEPLAPKEPVEEVKPREPLSVLEILQLVKKRDLLLADTHILELEQECNGPDGGTQPEDVGSPSVKDGGRRKAKDVELLYEELQKELWAVVRESLRSPTAGPNLGLVVQVLQQEEQADLDRACGESALGVPGGSRPRQLKRRWKAAVEDAADSSLPQKTEFTAGELGGYLDRIRARVVEDLGAAKRNVVSIYPEEYHALQVYMQSYHQAVARRLQAITDQQLEITDIYSLLDWLHNIYNRDVLAKLCVTDPLSGSLLKPLLPSETLDRLEQDCLNSVRAKVTTELSQVLDDEEKRWFETLHVEEYHITLAKTIIQRLQVDLERSASINRSLGSRVAQCSLNGLADFLYSFQRKVELFHEGMQSGMFGDHEDGYVSRTIALVNCCPPFRGFVQRCAQCELAASEDSLKRANKALDHIVQQGVRVLSERLFLHIRPFFERLVKRKWLSNTEPYEQIEAVIKEHFKKYHRMDNPPYQLLVAEVHRRVVMEYLRSVMRGRIICTSLKMRKRMAGRLRDEGRDIKVLFKDLESPSSWLDGALSHISEVIQLEDVPSIQMEVGVLVQEFPDVRKKHVSAILNIRGMTRQRERQEILNIVKDIESSDGGGPARLSRDRALFSEVPVTSEVHCLNVGLSRIALTASSCFATLRPRRRKARTSAHENPEDVL; from the exons ATGCCCATCCTCAAGAACCTGCCGGTGCGCCTGAAGGGTGGCGGTCCGACCCTCGACAACGCCCTGTTCATACGCAGGATGAGCCTCAACAtcaacccccaccaccacaaccCCTTCGACcacgacgacgatgatgacgGCGGCCATGGCAACCACTGGTCGCCGGGCGGCTCTTTCCTGGACGGCAACGTTCCCGGGGACCGCAACCCGTTTGAGGATGAGGAAGACGAGAACGAGGCCAATGAGGGCAAGAAAGGCAAAGGCGGCTCGAGGAAAGGCTCCTTCAAAATCAAGTCCCCCCTGAAGAGTTTGGGAAAGTTGGGAAAGAACCTGAGGATGTCGGCGCGCAGCAAAGACAGCACCGCATCCTCGCCGCAGGGGTCACTGCAGGGGACGCCGTCGCCCGGGGAGAAGAAGAAGCGAGGCAGGAGGAGCTCCGAGGGAAGTCTGCTCAG GTTTGCAGGGAAATACCGTGAGACACTCAGCTTTCGTACCAACGGTGAGCTCAACTGTGCAGAGAGCGAGTGTGACTCCACCAGCCGCCGCGTGTCATTCATGAAGATGGTGGGCTTGGGGAAGACGAAGAAGGAGTCCGGAGCTGACCACTCCTCGCAGAGCCCCGAGGAGCCGCTGGCACCCAAGGAGCCGGTAGAGGAGGTCAAGCCCAGGGAGCCCCTGTCAG TCTTGGAGATCCTGCAGCTGGTCAAGAAGCGGGACCTCCTCTTGGCCGACACTCACATCTTGGAACTGGAGCAGGAATGTAACGGGCCAGATGGCGGGACGCAGCCGGAGGACGTGGGCAGCCCGAGCGTCAAAGACGGCGGCCGCAGGAAGGCGAAGGACGTGGAGCTGCTGTATGAAGAGCTGCAGAAGGAGCTGTGGGCCGTTGTGAGGGAATCCCTGCGGTCGCCCACCGCCGGTCCCAACTTGGGTCTGGTGGTTCAG GTGCTGCAGCAGGAAGAGCAGGCTGACCTGGACCGGGCCTGCGGCGAGTCGGCGTTGGGGGTACCGGGTGGGTCCAGACCACGGCAGCTGAAACGGCGCTGGAAGGCGGCAGTGGAGGACGCCGCCGACAGTTCGCTGCCTCAGAAGACAGAATTTACAGCCGGGGAGCTGGGGGGGTATCTGGACCGCATCCGAGCCCGTGTGGTGGAGGACTTGGGTGCCGCCAAGAGGAATGTGGTGTCAATATACCCCGAGGAGTACCACGCCTTGCAG GTGTACATGCAGAGCTACCATCAGGCGGTTGCTAGGCGACTACAGGCCATCACTGACCAACAGCTAGAAATCACTGACATTTACTCTCTGCTAGACTGGCTGCACAACATCTACAAcag GGACGTTTTGGCGAAGTTGTGCGTCACGGATCCTTTGAGTGGCTCTCTGCTCAAACCTCTGCTGCCTTCAGAGACGCTGGACAGACTGGAACAGGACTGCCTCAACTCTGTCAGG GCTAAGGTGACCACCGAGCTGAGTCAGGTGCTGGACGACGAGGAGAAGAGGTGGTTTGAGACACTGCACGTTGAGGAGTATCACATCACTCTGGCCAAGACCATCATACAG AGGCTTCAGGTTGATCTGGAACGTTCCGCCTCCATCAACAGGAGCTTGGGTTCCAGAGTGGCTCAGTGCAGCCTCAACGGCCTGGCGGACTTCCTTTACAG CTTCCAGCGTAAAGTGGAGCTGTTCCATGAAGGTATGCAAAGTGGAATGTTTGGAGATCACGAGGATGGATACGTGTCCAGAACCATCGCGCTGGTCAACTGCTGCCCCCCCTTCAG AGGTTTTGTGCAGCGGTGTGCCCAGTGCGAGCTGGCGGCCAGCGAGGACTCTCTGAAGCGGGCCAACAAAGCTCTAGACCACATTGTCCAACAGGGGGTCCGAGTCCTGTCTGAGCGCCTGTTTCTGCACATCCGG ccttTCTTCGAGCGTCTGGTGAAGAGGAAGTGGCTGAGCAACACGGAGCCGTACGAGCAGATTGAAGCTGTGATTAAAGAACACTTCAAGAAATATCACAGGATGGACAATCCACCATACCAG CTCCTGGTGGCGGAGGTCCATCGTCGCGTGGTGATGGAATATCTTCGCTCGGTCATGCGAGGACGAATCATTTGCACGTCGCTAAAAATGAGGAAGAGGATGGCCGGCCGCCTCAGAGACGAAGGCAGAGACATAAAAGTCCTCTTCAAGGACCtg GAGTCTCCATCAAGCTGGCTGGACGGCGCTCTGTCTCACATCTCGGAGGTGATCCAGCTGGAGGACGTCCCATCCATCCAGATGGAGGTGGGAGTGCTGGTGCAAGAGTTTCCTGACGTCAG AAAGAAGCACGTGTCTGCCATTTTGAACATCCGGGGCATGACCCGGCAGCGGGAGCGCCAGGAGATCCTCAACATTGTCAAGGACATCGAGAGCAGTGACGGCGGCGGTCCGGCCCGGCTGTCCAGGGACCGTGCCCTCTTCTCCGAGGTTCCGGTCACTTCTGAGGTCCACTGCCTGAACGTGGGCCTGAGTCGCATTGCCCTCACCGCCTCTTCGTGCTTCGCCACGCTGCGGCCGCGCAGACGCAAAGCCCGCACGTCAGCCCACGAGAACCCGGAGGATGTTCTCTAA
- the LOC131134397 gene encoding claudin-1-like, with the protein MAAGLQVVGLVLGVLSWCLQSSCTSSQLWKVRSQAESVTSSQWHFEGLWMSCAATSLGSVQCNKFKTLLGLPVHLQACRALMIMSMVLGLASIIVSVLGLKCTKIARTSDQVKGQIVLSGGSMFILSGVFTLIAVSWYAGRVIHEFYNPLYNGVRYELGSGLYLGWGASGLALIGGSMLCCSYRRSSPTPPARHFSYNYSKNNQGHNIYTAASTSDNSAAKAYV; encoded by the exons ATGGCGGCGGGCCTGCAGGTGGTGGGTCTGGTTCTGGGCGTGCTGTCGTGGTGTCTGCAGTCCAGCTGCACATCCTCGCAGCTGTGGAAGGTACGGAGTCAGGCGGAGTCGGTCACCAGCAGTCAGTGGCACTTCGAGGGGCTGTGGATGAGCTGCGCCGccacctccctgggctcggtcCAGTGCAACAAGTTCAAGACGCTTCTGGGCCTGCCAG TCCACCTGCAGGCATGCCGGGCCCTGATGATCATGTCTATGGTGCTGGGCCTGGCCTCCATTATCGTGTCTGTGCTGGGACTCAAGTGCACCAAGATCGCCAGGACCTCGGACCAGGTTAAAGGTCAAATCGTCTTGAGTGGAGGCTCCATGTTCATCCTGTCAG gggtcTTCACCCTGATTGCAGTGTCCTGGTACGCTGGAAGGGTCATCCATGAATTCTACAATCCTCTCTACAATGGAGTCAG GTACGAACTGGGCAGCGGTCTCTATCTGGGATGGGGGGCTTCCGGTTTAGCCCTGATCGGAGGTTCAATGCTGTGTTGTTCCTACAGGAGGAGCTCGCCCACCCCTCCTGCAAG ACATTTCTCCTACAACTACTCCAAAAACAACCAAGGTCACAACATCTACACGGCTGCTTCCACCTCTGACAACAGCGCCGCTAAAGCTTACGTCTGA
- the LOC131134388 gene encoding presenilin-associated rhomboid-like protein, mitochondrial isoform X2 produces MAWRSCAVLFCRTGDDVLWSVKGGRWPHSFQQRCGFRKVSRKPETKKVDEELGPAYLDSSEVVSRQQLPSGSPRSFSRLLRPLVFTVGFTGCSFGSAAIWQYESLKSRVQSYFDELRADWMEKVRPQKRGDARKEFNQWWNSLSDGQRTVTAIIATNLLVFCCWRVPSLQRSMIKYFTADPASKTLCLPMLLSTFSHFSFFHMAANMYVLWSFSSSAVSMLGREQFMAVYLSAGVISSFVSYVGKMATGRFGPSLGASGAIMTILAAVCTKMPEAKLAIIFLPMFTFTAGNALKGIIAMDAAGLVLGWKFFDHAAHLGGAIFGIWYIMFGHELIWKNREPFVKLWHELRTGGGGSNGGQRGGSE; encoded by the exons ATGGCGTGGAGGAGCTGCGCCGTCCTCTTCTGTCGGACCGGCGACGACGTTCTATGGAGTGTGAAGGGAGGCAG ATGGCCTCACAGCTTCCAGCAGCGTTGCGGCTTCAGGAAAGTCTCCAGGAAACCGGAAACCAAAAAAGTAGATGAAGAGCTGGGACCCGCCTACTTGGACTCCTCTGAGGTGGTGTCCCGCCAGCAGCTCCCTTCAGGCTCGCCGCGGTCCTTCAGCCGCCTTCTCCGCCCTCTGGTCTTCACCGTAGGG TTTACAGGCTGCTCCTTTGGCTCGGCGGCAATCTGGCAGTACGAGTCGCTCAAGTCCCGCGTGCAGAGCTACTTTGATGAGCTGCGAGCGGATTGGATGGAGAAAGTGCGGCCGCAGAAGCGAGGGGACGCCCGCAAGGAA ttcaACCAATGGTGGAACAGTTTGAGTGACGGTCAACGGACAGTCACAG CAATCATTGCCACAAACCTCCTTGTGTTCTGTTGTTGGCGTGTGCCATCACTGCAGCGCTCCATGATCAAATACTTCACCGCTGACCCCGCCTcca AGACACTGTGCTTGCCCATGCTGCTGTCCACCTTCAGCCACTTCTCCTTCTTCCACATGGCGGCCAACATGTACGTCCTGTGGAGCTTCTCCAGCAGCGCCGTCTCCATGCTGGGCCGAGAGCAGTTCATGGCCGTTTACCTGTCTGCAG GTGTTATTTCCTCCTTCGTCAGCTACGTGGGCAAGATGGCCACAGGGAGGTTTGGTCCTTCTCTCGGAGCG TCTGGCGCCATCATGACCATCCTGGCTGCGGTTTGCACCAAAATGCCCGAAGCCAAGCTGGCCATCATCTTCCTCCCAATGTTCACCTTCACTGCAGGCAAC GCGCTGAAGGGCATCATCGCCATGGATGCAGCCGGGTTGGTGTTGGGGTGGAAGTTCTTTGACCACGCTGCTCATTTAGGAGGAGCCATCTTTGGCAT CTGGTACATCATGTTTGGACACGAGCTCATTTGGAAAAACCGCGAGCCTTTTGTCAAGTTATGGCACGAGCTGAGGACAGGTGGCGGCGGCAGCAATGGAGGCCAGCGAGGAGGCTCCGAATAG
- the LOC131134388 gene encoding presenilin-associated rhomboid-like protein, mitochondrial isoform X3 — protein MAWRSCAVLFCRTGDDVLWSVKGGSVSNRWPHSFQQRCGFRKVSRKPETKKVDEELGPAYLDSSEVVSRQQLPSGSPRSFSRLLRPLVFTVGFTGCSFGSAAIWQYESLKSRVQSYFDELRADWMEKVRPQKRGDARKEFNQWWNSLSDGQRTVTAIIATNLLVFCCWRVPSLQRSMIKYFTADPASSEDTVLAHAAVHLQPLLLLPHGGQHVRPVELLQQRRLHAGPRAVHGRLPVCRCYFLLRQLRGQDGHREVWSFSRSVWRHHDHPGCGLHQNARSQAGHHLPPNVHLHCRQRAEGHHRHGCSRVGVGVEVL, from the exons ATGGCGTGGAGGAGCTGCGCCGTCCTCTTCTGTCGGACCGGCGACGACGTTCTATGGAGTGTGAAGGGAGGCAG TGTGTCCAACAGATGGCCTCACAGCTTCCAGCAGCGTTGCGGCTTCAGGAAAGTCTCCAGGAAACCGGAAACCAAAAAAGTAGATGAAGAGCTGGGACCCGCCTACTTGGACTCCTCTGAGGTGGTGTCCCGCCAGCAGCTCCCTTCAGGCTCGCCGCGGTCCTTCAGCCGCCTTCTCCGCCCTCTGGTCTTCACCGTAGGG TTTACAGGCTGCTCCTTTGGCTCGGCGGCAATCTGGCAGTACGAGTCGCTCAAGTCCCGCGTGCAGAGCTACTTTGATGAGCTGCGAGCGGATTGGATGGAGAAAGTGCGGCCGCAGAAGCGAGGGGACGCCCGCAAGGAA ttcaACCAATGGTGGAACAGTTTGAGTGACGGTCAACGGACAGTCACAG CAATCATTGCCACAAACCTCCTTGTGTTCTGTTGTTGGCGTGTGCCATCACTGCAGCGCTCCATGATCAAATACTTCACCGCTGACCCCGCCTccagtga AGACACTGTGCTTGCCCATGCTGCTGTCCACCTTCAGCCACTTCTCCTTCTTCCACATGGCGGCCAACATGTACGTCCTGTGGAGCTTCTCCAGCAGCGCCGTCTCCATGCTGGGCCGAGAGCAGTTCATGGCCGTTTACCTGTCTGCAG GTGTTATTTCCTCCTTCGTCAGCTACGTGGGCAAGATGGCCACAGGGAGGTTTGGTCCTTCTCTCGGAGCG TCTGGCGCCATCATGACCATCCTGGCTGCGGTTTGCACCAAAATGCCCGAAGCCAAGCTGGCCATCATCTTCCTCCCAATGTTCACCTTCACTGCAGGCAAC GCGCTGAAGGGCATCATCGCCATGGATGCAGCCGGGTTGGTGTTGGGGTGGAAGTTCTTTGA